The proteins below come from a single Oncorhynchus kisutch isolate 150728-3 unplaced genomic scaffold, Okis_V2 scaffold4050, whole genome shotgun sequence genomic window:
- the LOC116373433 gene encoding uncharacterized protein LOC116373433 isoform X3: MASVKLEDCSQTLELNVNIKDEEEEEKIGTSVSHGLELSLRPVTSTVTTNPACLSPSTLSAYPQSLGSDCDSGAQFALHDPEMASVKLEDCSQTLELNVNIKDEEEEEKIGKCVNHVAVG; encoded by the exons atggcatcagtgaagttGGAGGACTGCAGTCAAAccctggagctgaatgtcaacattaaagatgaagaagaggaggagaagattgggacatctgtttctcatg GACTAGAATTAagtctgaggccggtaacatcaacagtaacgacaaacccagcctgcctctctccttccacactgagtgcATACCCACAGTCACTGGGTTCTGATTGTGACAGTGGGGCCCAGTTTGCACTGCatgatccagagatggcatcagtgaagctggaagactgcagtcaaacactggagctgaatgtcaacattaaagatgaagaagaggaggagaagattgggaaatGTGTTAATCATG